A region of Pyxidicoccus parkwaysis DNA encodes the following proteins:
- a CDS encoding AI-2E family transporter — protein MKSSRRPLPVYVPPRTVWSVGLQVLLLAVCWLAIRQLYPVLTLLAVVLLLSIALDRLVRRLERWGLKRGLGVACVALLLLGLMGLLVGTLAPMLVQQLQSLAQTMPERLQQLSQAPWVQELGRKYNVHISPEELVHFEPAAVAGGAIDILSSTLGLVAAGITVVTLTVFSLLFGADLYESILQWVTPRRRAHVRHLVGRMREAVGNYLAGTLLVMTIGGTVAALVALIQGVPYFLALGLAVMVLGVIPMLGSVISAVLVAFTTLATVGFKKAVIALVLFMAYQQLEANVLGPIVQRRAIRMNPLLIPIVALCGGALAGLAGVVVAVPLAAASQVLVQEILRDRHNTWRRAHRRELAQHEPGRSAAEEGLLFGPSEESPRYAPPHGPEPTDTHEPPGRH, from the coding sequence ATGAAGTCCTCGCGTCGGCCGCTTCCTGTCTATGTGCCTCCGCGCACGGTCTGGTCCGTGGGGCTCCAGGTGCTGCTGCTCGCGGTGTGCTGGCTGGCCATCCGGCAGCTCTACCCCGTGCTCACGCTGTTGGCCGTCGTACTGCTGCTGTCCATCGCCCTGGACCGGCTGGTGCGGCGGCTGGAGCGCTGGGGCCTGAAGCGCGGCCTGGGCGTGGCGTGTGTGGCGCTGCTGCTGCTCGGGCTCATGGGCCTGCTGGTGGGGACGCTGGCGCCCATGCTGGTGCAGCAGCTCCAGTCGCTGGCGCAGACCATGCCCGAGCGCCTCCAGCAGCTCTCGCAGGCGCCCTGGGTGCAGGAGCTGGGCAGGAAGTACAACGTCCACATCTCTCCGGAGGAGCTGGTCCACTTCGAGCCTGCGGCCGTAGCGGGCGGGGCCATCGACATCCTCTCATCCACGCTGGGGCTAGTGGCGGCGGGCATCACCGTGGTGACGCTCACCGTCTTCAGCCTGCTGTTCGGCGCGGACCTCTACGAGAGCATCCTCCAGTGGGTCACCCCGCGCCGCCGCGCGCACGTGCGCCACCTGGTGGGCCGCATGCGCGAGGCGGTGGGCAATTACCTCGCGGGCACACTGCTGGTGATGACCATCGGCGGCACGGTGGCCGCCCTCGTGGCGCTCATCCAGGGCGTTCCGTACTTCCTCGCGCTGGGGCTGGCGGTGATGGTGCTCGGAGTCATCCCCATGCTCGGCAGCGTCATCAGCGCGGTGCTGGTGGCGTTCACCACGCTGGCCACCGTGGGCTTCAAGAAGGCCGTCATCGCGCTGGTGCTGTTCATGGCGTACCAGCAGCTCGAGGCCAACGTGCTCGGGCCCATCGTCCAGCGGCGGGCCATCCGGATGAACCCGTTGCTCATCCCCATTGTCGCGCTGTGTGGCGGCGCGCTGGCGGGGCTGGCTGGCGTGGTGGTTGCCGTGCCGCTGGCCGCGGCGTCACAGGTGCTGGTGCAGGAAATCCTCAGGGACAGGCACAACACCTGGCGGCGCGCGCACCGGCGAGAGCTGGCGCAGCACGAGCCCGGCCGGAGCGCGGCCGAGGAGGGGCTCCTGTTCGGTCCCAGCGAGGAGTCCCCGCGCTACGCCCCTCCGCACGGGCCGGAGCCCACGGACACGCACGAGCCCCCCGGCCGTCACTGA
- a CDS encoding putative Ig domain-containing protein, protein MTSPRVLASLCVLLLLSACSDDPDPTPDLVDSGVPQDSGVPQDSGIPQDAGTNTDAGADSGTETPLLINTESLPDAYVGRAYQATLVASGGVAPYTWSLGTGALPAGLSLSAEGVLSGTPAAASETSFTVSARDAAGTSVRASLTVTAYAVPVLAEVPAPSRRVGDTVNETLTVTGGKAPITFTSGTLPPGLSLTNGVLQGTLSQAGTFTFDITATDANGEKATRSVTFTVLARFAVTSGTLPQATRGEPYSFTFTASGGREPLTWTLVDSGTVNGLTLSTAGVLSGTPTTAETLSIRVSVQDADGQTATATFDFTTRDPGAPLFTVGQYNLTYFGDNTRGPEHSSSNGGTSDDLQIANARDIMRDAGANLWGMVEMVDTADFDILKSQLPGFSGFLSNNAAFVSGGTSPYGTSSQKLGVLYDSALTFQSAQLILNDATHLPDFSSRPPLRVDFTTEIQGVETPLTVIVVHMRAESSDPTGPRDARQRASAALKEYLDTNLPTRHVIVLGDWNDDVDESITLDPSSGNPLPTPYQNFVSDSDHYTFITRALSLAGDDTSVGFENVVDHTLASNEVAARYVANSARVIYADNWVPDYLNVVSDHRPVTSAYAFSAETGPFLRLKSPQGGTYQAGSALDITWTSFSVDQVRVEFSTDDGAQWSVLAASVPAVQGRYAWTLPDIDSSTVRVRVVDVSNPARTDASDAALTLVKGPGRVFINEVLAYEPTVNGSLNQAYEFVELVNGSPFPVDISGWSVWDSTNGAARHVFPSGMKLGAGKGFVVFGGSAGIPAGLTNAAAASSNQNTLGLSNSSDSVRLRLPDGGVVDQYNYTSATQNVSVNRSPDADPNAGFVLHNSLPGGTGTSPGKHADGTDF, encoded by the coding sequence ATGACGTCCCCCCGCGTCCTCGCATCGCTGTGCGTCCTCCTCCTGTTGTCCGCCTGCTCCGACGACCCGGACCCCACGCCAGACCTGGTGGACAGCGGCGTCCCCCAGGACAGCGGCGTCCCTCAGGACAGCGGCATCCCCCAGGACGCGGGCACCAACACAGACGCCGGCGCGGATTCAGGCACCGAGACGCCGCTCCTCATCAACACCGAGTCCCTGCCGGATGCATATGTGGGCCGCGCGTACCAGGCCACGCTGGTGGCCTCTGGAGGCGTGGCGCCGTACACGTGGTCGCTCGGAACGGGCGCGCTGCCCGCGGGCCTGTCCCTCTCCGCGGAGGGCGTGCTGTCCGGCACTCCCGCCGCTGCATCGGAGACCTCGTTCACCGTCTCCGCGCGTGACGCCGCCGGGACCTCCGTCCGGGCCTCGCTCACCGTCACCGCCTACGCGGTCCCCGTGCTCGCCGAGGTTCCCGCGCCGTCCCGCCGGGTGGGCGACACCGTCAACGAGACGCTCACCGTCACCGGCGGCAAGGCGCCCATCACCTTCACCTCCGGCACGCTGCCGCCGGGGCTGTCGCTGACCAACGGCGTCCTCCAGGGGACGCTCAGCCAGGCAGGCACCTTCACCTTCGACATCACCGCCACGGACGCGAACGGCGAGAAGGCCACGCGCTCCGTGACGTTCACCGTCCTCGCGCGCTTCGCCGTCACCTCGGGCACGCTGCCTCAGGCCACGCGCGGTGAGCCGTACTCCTTCACGTTCACCGCGTCCGGCGGCCGCGAGCCGCTGACGTGGACCCTCGTCGACAGCGGCACGGTCAATGGGCTCACCCTGTCCACGGCGGGAGTCCTCTCCGGGACGCCGACCACGGCGGAAACGCTCAGCATCCGGGTCTCCGTGCAGGACGCGGACGGCCAGACGGCCACCGCCACGTTCGACTTCACCACGAGGGACCCGGGCGCGCCGCTGTTCACCGTGGGCCAGTACAACCTCACCTACTTCGGCGACAACACGCGCGGCCCCGAGCACTCCTCGTCGAACGGCGGCACGTCCGATGACCTGCAGATTGCCAACGCGCGCGACATCATGCGCGACGCGGGCGCCAACCTCTGGGGCATGGTGGAGATGGTGGACACGGCCGACTTCGACATCCTCAAGTCTCAGCTCCCCGGCTTCAGCGGCTTCCTCTCCAACAACGCCGCCTTCGTCTCCGGCGGCACGTCGCCGTACGGCACCAGCAGCCAGAAGCTGGGCGTGCTCTACGACAGCGCCCTCACCTTCCAGAGCGCGCAGCTCATCCTGAACGATGCGACGCACCTGCCCGACTTCAGCAGCCGCCCGCCCCTGCGCGTGGACTTCACGACGGAAATCCAGGGCGTGGAGACGCCGCTCACGGTCATCGTCGTCCACATGCGCGCGGAGAGCTCGGACCCCACGGGCCCCCGCGACGCACGCCAGCGCGCGAGCGCCGCGCTGAAGGAGTACCTGGACACGAACCTGCCCACGCGGCACGTCATCGTGCTCGGCGACTGGAACGACGACGTGGACGAGTCCATCACCCTGGACCCGAGCTCCGGCAATCCGCTGCCCACGCCGTACCAGAACTTCGTCTCGGACTCGGACCACTACACGTTCATCACCCGGGCCCTGTCGCTCGCGGGGGATGACACGTCCGTCGGCTTCGAGAACGTGGTCGACCACACGCTGGCGAGCAACGAGGTGGCCGCGCGCTACGTGGCCAACTCGGCCCGCGTCATCTACGCGGACAACTGGGTGCCGGACTACCTGAACGTCGTGAGCGACCACCGCCCCGTCACCAGCGCGTACGCGTTCAGCGCGGAGACGGGCCCCTTCCTGCGGCTCAAGTCGCCGCAGGGAGGCACGTACCAGGCGGGCAGCGCGCTCGACATCACGTGGACTTCGTTCTCCGTGGACCAGGTGCGCGTCGAGTTCTCCACGGATGATGGCGCGCAGTGGAGCGTGCTCGCCGCGTCGGTTCCTGCGGTGCAGGGCCGCTACGCGTGGACGCTGCCGGACATCGACTCCAGCACGGTGCGCGTGCGCGTGGTGGACGTGTCCAACCCGGCGCGGACGGATGCGAGCGACGCGGCGCTGACGCTGGTGAAGGGCCCGGGGCGCGTGTTCATCAACGAGGTGCTCGCGTACGAGCCCACCGTCAACGGCTCGCTGAACCAGGCCTATGAGTTCGTGGAGCTCGTCAACGGGAGCCCCTTCCCGGTGGACATCTCGGGCTGGAGCGTGTGGGACTCCACCAACGGGGCGGCGCGACACGTGTTCCCGTCGGGGATGAAGCTGGGCGCGGGCAAGGGCTTCGTCGTCTTCGGCGGCAGCGCGGGCATTCCGGCCGGCCTGACGAACGCGGCGGCGGCGTCCAGCAACCAGAACACGTTGGGCCTGAGCAACAGCAGCGACTCCGTGCGGCTGCGGCTGCCGGATGGCGGCGTGGTGGACCAGTACAACTACACGTCCGCGACGCAGAACGTGTCCGTGAACCGCTCGCCCGATGCGGACCCGAACGCGGGCTTCGTGCTGCACAACTCCCTGCCCGGTGGCACCGGCACCTCTCCGGGCAAGCACGCGGACGGGACGGACTTCTAG
- a CDS encoding PKD domain-containing protein, translated as MASERREGRGRWLFVAGGVLVLAGVALTLPEGGEASPRPTTLGTVAATPRAVEVPAVPVERERVQPAVVDSIPEAATGEALSLALKEERVVLASGAVIQGIDADRPWVCTGERMSLSARVGGAAEPGAVVRWVWPGAETGAELQPGSRLQWRAPKHAGRYFVRFQVCRDLGGRRVGVLAEQVVSIDVRECGTTDADESLRLEVSQRGAGEFVFRAVTPGADKLNAYRWDFGDGTSAVTEEPTASHAYATQGMGAQESRGFTVRLSARDSSGKVRTATAFVQLRGQPPPDEPPLAILDFERARGATGDDGWRSGVTVRVPEGGEVTWGHVERLTVSWDDQVESSTRPWREVITVEEDLERGGFRGHVTVRPSEVSPTVKQVVDTLHGRDVSGREVELSWASYKSEARPPSR; from the coding sequence ATGGCTTCCGAACGTCGTGAAGGCCGCGGTCGCTGGCTCTTCGTCGCGGGTGGTGTGCTGGTCCTCGCGGGCGTGGCCCTGACGCTTCCCGAGGGCGGGGAAGCATCGCCGCGGCCCACGACGCTCGGCACGGTGGCGGCGACGCCGCGAGCCGTGGAGGTGCCAGCCGTACCCGTGGAGCGCGAGCGGGTACAGCCCGCCGTCGTGGACTCCATTCCCGAAGCGGCGACGGGTGAGGCGCTCTCCCTGGCGCTGAAGGAAGAGCGCGTCGTCCTCGCCTCCGGCGCTGTCATCCAGGGCATCGACGCGGACCGCCCTTGGGTGTGTACAGGCGAGCGGATGTCGCTGTCCGCCCGAGTGGGTGGCGCGGCCGAGCCCGGCGCCGTGGTGCGTTGGGTGTGGCCGGGCGCTGAAACAGGTGCGGAGCTGCAACCCGGCTCACGCCTCCAGTGGCGCGCACCGAAGCATGCGGGCCGGTACTTCGTGCGCTTCCAGGTGTGCAGGGACCTGGGAGGCCGGCGCGTCGGAGTGCTGGCCGAGCAGGTGGTGAGCATCGACGTGCGCGAGTGCGGCACGACGGATGCGGACGAGTCGTTGCGGCTGGAGGTGAGCCAGCGAGGCGCGGGTGAGTTCGTCTTCCGGGCAGTCACTCCAGGCGCGGACAAGCTCAACGCGTATCGATGGGACTTCGGTGACGGAACCTCCGCTGTCACCGAGGAGCCCACGGCGTCGCACGCCTATGCCACGCAGGGAATGGGGGCGCAGGAATCGCGCGGCTTCACGGTGCGGCTCTCCGCCCGTGACAGTTCGGGAAAGGTGCGGACCGCCACCGCCTTCGTGCAGCTTCGAGGTCAGCCGCCTCCAGACGAACCACCGCTGGCGATCCTGGACTTCGAGCGTGCGCGAGGAGCGACCGGTGACGACGGCTGGCGAAGCGGCGTGACGGTCCGAGTCCCCGAAGGGGGTGAGGTCACGTGGGGGCACGTGGAGCGTCTCACCGTGAGCTGGGACGACCAGGTGGAGTCCAGCACGCGTCCCTGGCGAGAGGTCATCACCGTGGAGGAGGACCTGGAGCGCGGAGGCTTCCGAGGCCACGTCACGGTGCGCCCGTCGGAGGTGTCGCCCACTGTGAAGCAGGTGGTGGACACCCTCCACGGGCGCGATGTGTCGGGCCGCGAGGTGGAGCTGTCCTGGGCCTCCTACAAGAGCGAGGCGCGGCCACCTTCCCGGTAG
- a CDS encoding DmpA family aminopeptidase, with translation MHASWRPLISCLLLCLALLPRTGLAQSVTARPRARDLGITFGGRTGPLNAITDVAGVEVGHVTLISGEERGEPGKGPVRTGVTAVLPRGRDGVDEEVFAAVYALNGNGELTGSHWIAESGQLAGPLMLTNTNDVGAVRDAVIAWAMKRGLEWDLGLPVVAETWDGILNDIYGFHVKGAHAQQALDSARGGPVAEGAVGGGTGMVCHSFKGGIGTSSRKLSDAEGGYTVGVLVQCNYGSRRLLSVEGVPVGEEISDLRPCYTGTQKPRNTMFAKMPPCPASGGATKPGAPEGSGSIIVTVATDAPLLPHQLARLARRVSLGIGKMGGLGENSSGDIFLAFSTQHLKAPGESPVASVSVLDNDSINPLFEATVQATQESILNAMLAADTMTGVDGIRVFGLPKDRLVKAMRKYGRLTSTPAPAPRERKP, from the coding sequence ATGCACGCATCCTGGCGCCCCCTCATCTCCTGCCTCCTGCTATGTCTGGCATTGCTGCCAAGAACCGGTCTGGCCCAAAGCGTCACGGCCCGGCCTCGCGCACGCGACCTGGGCATCACCTTCGGCGGGCGGACCGGCCCGCTCAACGCCATCACCGACGTGGCGGGCGTGGAAGTCGGCCACGTCACGCTCATCTCGGGCGAGGAGCGGGGCGAGCCAGGCAAGGGGCCCGTGCGCACCGGCGTCACGGCGGTGCTGCCCCGGGGACGCGACGGCGTGGACGAGGAGGTCTTCGCCGCCGTGTACGCCCTCAATGGCAATGGTGAGCTGACGGGCTCGCACTGGATTGCGGAGTCCGGCCAGCTCGCCGGGCCGTTGATGCTCACCAACACCAACGACGTGGGCGCGGTGCGCGACGCGGTGATTGCCTGGGCGATGAAGCGCGGGCTCGAGTGGGACCTGGGCCTGCCCGTCGTCGCGGAGACATGGGACGGCATACTCAACGACATCTACGGCTTCCACGTGAAGGGCGCGCACGCGCAACAGGCCCTGGATTCAGCGCGCGGCGGGCCCGTGGCGGAGGGCGCCGTGGGCGGCGGGACGGGCATGGTCTGCCACTCCTTCAAGGGCGGCATCGGCACGTCGTCGCGCAAGCTGTCGGACGCGGAGGGCGGCTACACGGTGGGTGTGCTGGTGCAGTGCAACTACGGCTCGCGCCGTCTCCTCTCCGTGGAGGGCGTGCCGGTGGGCGAGGAAATCAGCGACCTGCGCCCCTGCTACACGGGGACGCAGAAGCCACGCAACACGATGTTCGCGAAGATGCCGCCCTGCCCCGCCTCGGGCGGCGCCACGAAGCCCGGCGCGCCGGAGGGCTCGGGCTCCATCATCGTCACCGTAGCGACGGATGCGCCCCTGCTGCCGCACCAACTCGCGCGGCTGGCGCGGCGTGTGTCGCTGGGCATCGGGAAGATGGGCGGCCTCGGAGAGAACTCGTCGGGCGACATCTTCCTCGCCTTCTCCACGCAGCACCTGAAGGCGCCCGGGGAGTCGCCCGTCGCCAGCGTGTCGGTGCTCGACAATGACAGCATCAACCCGCTCTTCGAGGCCACGGTGCAGGCCACGCAGGAGTCCATCCTCAACGCCATGCTCGCCGCGGACACCATGACGGGCGTGGATGGCATCCGCGTCTTCGGCCTGCCGAAGGACAGGCTCGTCAAGGCCATGCGCAAGTACGGGCGGCTGACCTCCACGCCAGCCCCGGCGCCCCGGGAACGCAAGCCTTGA
- a CDS encoding cupin domain-containing protein has protein sequence MSELIVKHAKAPDERRPFVAHGHLDVFDFGGGSMAGFGIFEPGWKWSRDVKPIAGTESCQSSHLGYVISGRLAVVMDDGTKAEVGPGDMVVIPPGHDAWVIGDEPCTMVDFGGAARYAQRGEEDTRYASTSEEVAPGIH, from the coding sequence ATGAGTGAGCTCATCGTCAAACATGCCAAGGCACCGGACGAGCGCCGGCCCTTCGTCGCGCACGGGCATCTCGACGTCTTCGACTTCGGCGGCGGAAGCATGGCCGGGTTCGGCATCTTCGAGCCGGGGTGGAAGTGGTCCAGGGACGTGAAGCCCATCGCGGGTACGGAGAGCTGCCAGTCCTCGCACCTGGGCTACGTCATCTCCGGCCGGCTGGCCGTCGTCATGGATGACGGCACGAAGGCGGAGGTGGGGCCGGGGGACATGGTCGTCATTCCGCCCGGCCACGATGCATGGGTCATCGGGGATGAGCCCTGCACCATGGTGGACTTCGGGGGCGCGGCCCGATACGCGCAGCGCGGGGAGGAGGACACGCGGTACGCGAGCACGTCGGAGGAGGTGGCGCCCGGCATCCACTGA
- a CDS encoding fibronectin type III domain-containing protein: MRHTKVFAACLVLLMGAASWALQPPESGQSAVASKAFFKPELYLPIQNVPLDTARRSMSATKGDAWDAFFARNGKDFNVYIDPRTGSPTAVQGVLPLIPGDGFNNKVTMDEVRESIGRSVAAVDASVVEDLVLKFIADNQAALNIDLMQLGQPKVTQVSEHLWQVHIPQQVNGIAVRHGRVAATISHGNLILLGTEAWANVGIDTKPAFGPQDALSAGSSFIGFAPVAQSLWQQPVLEVAPVARQGEGFSGVVGTGYEHQLVYTYGFMDPNAHQRWKVTVDAQSGETLAIEDDNHYFDAQYVGGVYPSTNIGTCADPTVCGTMQPNTPMPWANTGLASPNNYTDGAGIYNFSSGTSTTTFNGKYVRVSDTCGTLSASTTTGNIDLAGANNDHDCTVPTGSSTGNTAAARSSFYELGKLKEQARGWLPNNTWLQGQLTANVNIVSTCNAFWNGSTVNFYRSGGGCRNTGEIGAVFDHEWGHGMDNFDANGTLSNSSEGYADIAAIYRLQTSCVGYGFFQTSNRGCGLTPDGSGYNQQESQVSGQSWCNTKCSGVRDADWAASVNNVPATPQNFVCPMCSASTGPCGRQVHCAASPARQAAWDLVTRDLTAAPFNMDSNTAFITGNKIFYQGSGNIGTWHGCNCTAGTSDGCGATNGYMQWLAADDDNGNLNDGTPHMTAIYNAYNRHNIACTTPAPVNAGCSAGPSAAPTHTATAGDGQVALNWSTSAGASEYWVMRTEGFAGCDFGKAKIATVTGTSYTDSEVANGRQYCYSVVPASSNACYGRASTCSCATPACSPPGTATLSTPANGATGVEPLAVLDWPDVTGASTYEVQVATDSAFTNVVASATTLTTSTWTTSPALNTSTSYFWRVRAKNSCGGTGAWSSAFSFTTRGCVTLAAPTLSTPANGATGVATSAVLDWSDVTSATRYEVQVATDSAFTNVIRSSTTLSSSNWTVSPALSSSTLYYWRARAADSCGTSAYSATNSFTTTNVCTPVAAAYDSTRRAPTCGTVCGCDTGTTLVNGRGTMSGGIESNQPNTIGATCADGSSGTYHSDESIDRVVIKTVDQGPFAVGKQVTVEVTAWCWGTTDQFDLYYTTNAGTPAWTALTTNQACTTGGVARTFTYTFNLGATTGTHAIRAQFRYGGTASSCSTGTYDDHDDLVFGVGAAVASGPSGKDKKTTAQGRAAPADR; the protein is encoded by the coding sequence ATGCGCCACACCAAGGTGTTTGCAGCATGTCTCGTCCTGCTCATGGGAGCAGCGAGCTGGGCGTTGCAGCCCCCGGAGAGCGGTCAGAGCGCGGTCGCGAGCAAGGCGTTCTTCAAGCCTGAGTTGTACCTGCCCATCCAGAACGTTCCGTTGGACACGGCGCGCCGAAGCATGAGCGCCACCAAGGGGGACGCGTGGGATGCGTTCTTCGCCAGGAACGGGAAGGACTTCAACGTCTACATCGACCCGCGTACCGGCTCGCCCACCGCCGTGCAGGGCGTCCTCCCGCTCATCCCGGGTGACGGCTTCAACAACAAGGTGACGATGGACGAGGTGCGCGAGTCCATTGGCCGCTCCGTCGCGGCGGTGGACGCCAGCGTCGTCGAGGACCTGGTCCTCAAGTTCATCGCGGACAACCAGGCCGCGCTCAACATCGACCTGATGCAGCTGGGCCAGCCCAAGGTGACGCAGGTCAGCGAGCACCTGTGGCAGGTGCACATTCCCCAGCAGGTGAACGGCATCGCCGTGCGCCACGGTCGCGTGGCCGCCACCATCAGCCACGGCAACCTCATCCTCCTGGGCACCGAGGCGTGGGCCAACGTCGGCATCGACACCAAGCCCGCCTTCGGCCCGCAGGACGCGCTGTCCGCCGGCAGCAGCTTCATCGGCTTCGCGCCGGTGGCGCAGAGCCTGTGGCAGCAGCCCGTCCTCGAGGTCGCCCCCGTCGCCCGCCAGGGTGAGGGCTTCAGCGGCGTCGTGGGCACCGGCTACGAGCACCAGCTCGTCTACACCTACGGCTTCATGGACCCCAACGCCCACCAGCGCTGGAAGGTGACGGTGGACGCGCAGTCCGGAGAGACGCTCGCCATCGAGGACGACAACCACTACTTCGACGCGCAGTACGTGGGCGGCGTCTACCCGTCCACCAACATCGGTACCTGCGCCGACCCCACGGTGTGCGGCACCATGCAGCCCAACACGCCCATGCCGTGGGCGAACACGGGCCTCGCCTCGCCCAACAACTACACGGACGGCGCCGGCATCTACAACTTCAGCTCCGGCACCTCCACCACCACGTTCAACGGCAAGTACGTTCGCGTCAGCGACACCTGCGGCACGCTGAGCGCCAGCACCACCACGGGCAACATCGACCTGGCCGGTGCGAACAACGACCACGACTGCACCGTGCCCACCGGCAGCTCCACCGGCAACACCGCGGCGGCGCGCTCCAGCTTCTACGAGCTGGGCAAGCTGAAGGAGCAGGCCCGCGGCTGGCTGCCCAACAACACCTGGCTCCAGGGCCAGCTCACCGCCAACGTCAACATCGTCAGCACCTGCAACGCCTTCTGGAACGGCTCGACGGTCAACTTCTACCGCAGCGGCGGCGGCTGCCGGAACACCGGTGAGATTGGCGCCGTGTTCGACCACGAGTGGGGCCACGGCATGGACAACTTCGACGCCAACGGCACCCTGTCCAACTCCTCCGAGGGCTACGCGGACATCGCCGCCATCTACCGCCTGCAGACGTCCTGCGTGGGCTACGGCTTCTTCCAGACCAGCAACCGCGGCTGCGGCCTCACGCCGGACGGCTCGGGCTACAACCAGCAGGAGTCGCAGGTCTCCGGTCAGTCGTGGTGCAACACGAAGTGCTCCGGCGTGCGCGATGCGGACTGGGCGGCCAGCGTGAACAACGTGCCGGCCACGCCGCAGAACTTCGTGTGCCCCATGTGCAGCGCCAGCACCGGCCCCTGCGGCCGCCAGGTGCACTGCGCCGCGTCTCCCGCGCGCCAGGCCGCCTGGGACCTCGTCACGCGTGATTTGACGGCGGCGCCCTTCAACATGGACTCCAACACCGCCTTCATCACCGGCAACAAGATCTTCTACCAGGGCAGCGGCAACATCGGCACGTGGCACGGCTGTAACTGCACCGCCGGCACCTCCGACGGCTGTGGCGCCACCAACGGCTACATGCAGTGGCTGGCCGCGGACGACGACAACGGCAACCTGAACGATGGCACGCCGCACATGACGGCCATCTACAACGCGTACAACCGCCACAACATCGCCTGCACCACGCCGGCCCCCGTCAACGCGGGCTGCTCCGCCGGTCCGTCCGCCGCCCCCACGCACACCGCCACGGCGGGTGACGGCCAGGTGGCCCTCAACTGGAGCACCTCCGCGGGCGCCTCCGAGTACTGGGTCATGAGGACGGAGGGCTTCGCCGGCTGTGACTTCGGCAAGGCGAAGATCGCCACCGTCACCGGCACCAGCTACACGGACTCCGAGGTCGCCAACGGCCGTCAGTACTGCTACTCCGTCGTGCCGGCCTCCTCCAACGCCTGCTACGGCCGCGCCAGCACGTGCAGCTGCGCGACGCCGGCCTGCTCGCCGCCGGGTACCGCCACGCTGTCCACGCCCGCCAACGGCGCCACCGGCGTGGAGCCGCTCGCGGTGCTGGACTGGCCGGACGTGACGGGCGCGTCCACCTACGAGGTCCAGGTGGCCACCGACTCCGCCTTCACCAACGTCGTGGCCTCCGCCACCACGCTGACGACGAGCACCTGGACGACGTCGCCGGCCCTCAACACCAGCACCTCCTACTTCTGGCGCGTGCGCGCGAAGAACTCGTGCGGTGGCACCGGTGCGTGGTCCTCGGCGTTCTCGTTCACCACGCGCGGCTGCGTCACCCTGGCCGCGCCCACGCTGTCCACGCCCGCCAACGGCGCCACCGGCGTCGCCACGAGCGCGGTGCTCGACTGGTCCGACGTGACGAGCGCCACCCGCTACGAGGTGCAGGTGGCCACCGACTCCGCGTTCACCAACGTGATTCGCTCCAGCACCACGCTGTCCTCCAGCAACTGGACGGTGTCTCCGGCCCTGTCCAGCTCCACGCTGTACTACTGGCGGGCCCGCGCGGCGGACAGCTGCGGCACCAGCGCCTACAGCGCCACCAACAGCTTCACCACCACCAACGTCTGCACGCCCGTCGCGGCCGCCTACGACTCCACCCGCCGCGCTCCGACGTGCGGCACGGTGTGCGGCTGCGACACCGGCACCACGCTGGTCAACGGCCGCGGCACGATGTCCGGCGGCATCGAGTCCAACCAGCCCAACACCATCGGCGCCACGTGCGCGGATGGCAGCTCCGGCACGTACCACTCCGACGAGAGCATCGACCGGGTGGTCATCAAGACGGTGGACCAGGGCCCGTTCGCCGTCGGCAAGCAGGTGACGGTGGAAGTGACGGCCTGGTGCTGGGGCACGACGGACCAGTTCGACCTGTACTACACGACCAACGCCGGGACTCCGGCCTGGACGGCGCTGACCACCAACCAGGCCTGCACCACGGGCGGCGTGGCCAGGACGTTCACCTACACGTTCAACCTGGGCGCCACGACGGGCACGCACGCCATCCGCGCCCAGTTCCGCTACGGCGGCACGGCCAGCTCGTGCTCCACCGGCACCTACGACGACCACGACGACCTCGTGTTCGGCGTCGGCGCGGCGGTGGCGTCGGGCCCGTCCGGCAAGGACAAGAAGACGACGGCGCAGGGCCGCGCGGCTCCGGCGGACCGCTGA